The following proteins come from a genomic window of Triticum aestivum cultivar Chinese Spring chromosome 6A, IWGSC CS RefSeq v2.1, whole genome shotgun sequence:
- the LOC123130750 gene encoding 14 kDa proline-rich protein DC2.15, whose amino-acid sequence MAPKASLLVALSLVLVFTVANACGDSCPTPTPATPTPTPSHSKCPKNALKLAACADVLGLVLAQVDQPPAEPCCSILGGLADLEAAVCLCTAIKANVLGISLDIPVKLSLLVNYCGKNLPSGFICA is encoded by the coding sequence ATGGCGCCGAAGGCCTCCCTCCTCGTGGCCCTCAGCCTGGTCCTCGTCTTCACCGTGGCCAACGCGTGCGGCGATAGCTGCCCGACGCCGACTCCGGCGACCCCGACACCGACGCCGTCCCACAGCAAGTGCCCCAAGAACGCGCTGAAGCTCGCTGCGTGCGCCGACGTCCTGGGCCTCGTCCTCGCCCAGGTCGACCAGCCGCCGGCCGAGCCGTGCTGCAGCATCCTCGGCGGCCTCGCCGACCTCGAGGCCGCCGTCTGCCTCTGCACGGCCATCAAGGCCAACGTGCTCGGCATCAGCCTCGACATCCCCGTCAAGCTCAGCCTCCTCGTCAACTACTGCGGCAAGAACCTCCCAAGTGGCTTCATTTGCGCTTGA